A genomic window from Eriocheir sinensis breed Jianghai 21 unplaced genomic scaffold, ASM2467909v1 Scaffold926, whole genome shotgun sequence includes:
- the LOC126994933 gene encoding uncharacterized protein LOC126994933, with the protein MSVNLTAVFFCFFFFLFSCAGHPIMAEGGSIIEGINKTSEDGSEAEGGDAVEQTTGDGSAARDAVHRFRSQTRKIILNVYHFFRGQWGTDSSSEVVEKTSKATDVSVSTVKRIRQEAARHGGSILPSPVQQSKRVRLRGNIDSFDKDCIRKEILSFYERGELPTLSALLEKVKEEPVNYHGGKTTLWKIVRGLGFRHKKVTSGRAILMERGDIVAHRTEYLRLIEKNRNCSPSTRRQEVYIDETWVNQNECVQRCWAVADGSVGPKLKTGKGSRFIVVHAGSEEGFVQGALMLFRSKFGAKGDYHDSMDHEKFKRWFEEQLLPNINERSLIIMDNASYHSKIENKIPTCSNRKSEIVEWLSANNVQHDPSVSKQKLIQIAKLNKEKQRYVIDEIARANGHQVLRLPPYYCQFNPIELIWAQVKSDVRSKNSNSNQSLKIVDELTRAAINKVTKEDWKKCIAHVKKIEDEYRSKDIAREHLLENFVVNINDETDETSEGSGDEFV; encoded by the coding sequence ATGTCAGTCAACCTaacagctgtttttttttgtttttttttctttctttttagctGTGCTGGACACCCCATCATGGCTGAAGGAGGCAGCATTATTGAAGGTATCAACAAAACATCTGAAGATGGCAGTGAAGCTGAAGGGGGTGATGCAGTTGAACAGACAACTGGAGATGGCAGTGCAGCTCGTGATGCAGTGCACAGATTTAGAAGTCAGACCAGGAAAATAATACTGAATGTGTACCATTTCTTTCGCGGACAGTGGGGGACAGATTCCAGCAGTGAAGTAGTGGAGAAAACCTCGAAGGCTACAGATGTGTCAGTAAGCACAGTGAAAAGGATTAGGCAAGAGGCAGCTAGACATGGCGGCAGCATCCTCCCTTCACCTGTTCAGCAAAGCAAGAGAGTGAGACTGAGGGGCAACATCGACAGTTTTGACAAGGACTGCATCAGGAAGGAAATTTTATCTTTCTATGAAAGAGGAGAACTGCCAACTTTATCTGCCCTTcttgagaaagtaaaggaggagccAGTGAATTACCATGGTGGAAAAACAACATTGTGGAAAATTGTGAGAGGGCTTGGATTTCGGCACAAAAAAGTGACAAGTGGCAGAGCTATTTTAATGGAGCGAGGTGACATTGTGGCACATAGAACTGAATACTTAAGACTgattgaaaaaaatagaaattgcAGCCCCTCCACACGCAGACAAGAAGTGTACATTGATGAAACATGGGTAAACCAAAATGAATGTGTGCAACGATGCTGGGCAGTGGCTGATGGATCAGTTGGACCGAAACTTAAAACTGGTAAAGGCTCAAGATTCATCGTGGTACACGCCGGAAGTGAAGAGGGTTTTGTTCAGGGTGCACTAATGCTGTTTCGGTCAAAGTTTGGTGCAAAAGGTGATTACCATGATTCCATGGACCATGAAAAATTCAAAAGGTGGTTTGAGGAGCAGCTGCTACCAAACATAAATGAAAGATCGCTAATAATCATGGACAACGCGTCTTACCACAGCAAAATTGAAAATAAAATTCCAACGTGCAGCAACAGGAAAAGTGAAATTGTTGAATGGCTTTCTGCTAATAACGTCCAACACGATCCATCAGTGTCAAAACAGAAACTAATACAAATAGCAAAACTAAACAAAGAAAAGCAGAGATACGTGATTGATGAAATAGCCCGTGCCAATGGACATCAAGTGCTGCGACTGCCACCTTATTACTGCCAGTTTAATCCAATAGAACTTATTTGGGCACAGGTAAAGAGTGACGTTCGGTCCAAAAACTCTAATTCAAATCAGTCCCTTAAAATTGTCGATGAACTTACAAGAGCAGCAATAAATAAAGTCACCAAGGAAGACTGGAAAAAGTGTATTGCTCATGTTAAGAAAATAGAGGATGAATACAGAAGTAAAGACATCGCTAGGGAACATCTTCTTGAAAACTTTGTAGTGAATATCAATGATGAGACCGATGAAACAAGCGAGGGAAGTGGTGATGAGTTTGTGTAA